The proteins below are encoded in one region of Natronospira bacteriovora:
- a CDS encoding copper chaperone PCu(A)C, with the protein MKRIALFLSLSLCSLALTAEPPITAESPWVREAPPGTSVTAGYLQLHNRGDEAVSLTAVSADEFRRSELHETVHEDGQARMRHVDAVLIPAGGQAELAPGGKHIMLHEPRRTLEAGDWVTLTLRFDNGQLLQIAAPVRKRTGREEAGDDEHEHHHHGAHE; encoded by the coding sequence ATGAAGCGAATTGCCCTGTTTCTGAGCCTGTCCCTGTGCAGCCTGGCGCTGACCGCCGAGCCGCCGATCACGGCAGAATCGCCCTGGGTCAGGGAAGCGCCACCCGGCACATCGGTCACGGCCGGCTACCTGCAACTGCACAATCGCGGTGATGAAGCCGTGTCACTGACGGCCGTTTCGGCCGACGAGTTTCGCCGCAGTGAATTGCATGAGACCGTGCATGAAGATGGACAGGCCCGCATGCGCCACGTGGACGCCGTGCTCATCCCCGCTGGCGGCCAGGCCGAGCTGGCGCCGGGTGGAAAACACATCATGCTGCACGAACCTCGCCGAACCCTGGAAGCCGGCGACTGGGTCACGCTGACGCTGCGCTTCGACAACGGGCAGCTATTGCAGATCGCTGCCCCCGTGCGCAAACGTACCGGACGCGAGGAAGCCGGCGATGATGAGCATGAACACCATCATCATGGAGCCCATGAATGA